One Tamandua tetradactyla isolate mTamTet1 chromosome 19, mTamTet1.pri, whole genome shotgun sequence genomic region harbors:
- the PGCKA1 gene encoding PDCD10 and GCKIII kinases-associated protein 1, with protein MGCRCCKMIQSYIFDPVQVPSPGYVNEVSSCKLDEDNAAKLKGQQSSEVLVHKNDLPNEGVKRTESRSRTASPQVPSWPPQGPDPQRDGAGLCTEGTGGTVDGIDTAATSQPTGNPRPHQGDKGPLGSTPNDSHLTQPFLDGEKQNLALLASEETLIFQNGDFRAPSREESHAVDIQDRTIQIPAPDYPQLWGSGVDSVAHGERDCLFQNHADDEPLERIHPRAGEHGWNMPFSMKRSWDSLNEAVTTEVLSVYFKEMGPAPAAPVVDTRNGREAARGSHGDQNGEMVDEDAAVAEALAALEAATAGEDVDEAY; from the exons ATGGGGTGCAGGTGCTGTAAAATGATTCAAAG CTATATCTTTGATCCAGTTCAAGTGCCCTCCCCAGGCTACGTCAATGAAGTAAGCAGTTGCAAGCTAGATGAAGATAATGCGGCTAAACTAAAAGGCCAACAGAGCAGTGAAGTCCTGGTGCATAAAAACGACCTTCCGAATGAGGGCGTGAAGAGGACTGAGAGCAGAAGCAGGACAGCTAGTCCGCAGGTGCCCTCCTGGCCTCCCCAAGGACCTGACCCTCAGAGGGATGGAGCAGGGCTCTGCACGGAGGGGACGGGTGGTACCGTCGATGGCATCGACACTGCTGCTACTTCACAGCCCACCGGGAACCCCAGGCCCCACCAGGGTGACAAAGGCCCCTTGGGCAGTACTCCAAATGACAGTCACCTGACTCAACCCTTCCTTGATGGAGAGAAACAGAACTTGGCACTGTTGGCTTCAGAAGAGACCTTAATCTTCCAGAATGGAGACTTCAGGGCTCCTTCCAGGGAGGAAAGCCATGCCGTGGACATTCAAGACCGTACCATTCAGATCCCAGCCCCAGATTACCCTCAACTTTGGGGCTCAGGAGTAGACAGTGTTGCTCATGGAGAAAGGGATTGTCTTTTCCAGAACCACGCTGACGATGAGCCCCTGGAGAGAATTCACCCCAGGGCAGGGGAGCATGGCTGGAACATGCCCTTCTCCATGAAGAGAAGCTGGGACTCATTAAATGAGGCCGTGACGACAGAGGTTTTAAGTGTCTACTTTAAGGAGATGGGTCCTGCTCCTGCTGCACCTGTGGTTGATACAAGAAATGGGCGGGAGGCTGCCCGTGGCTCCCACGGAGACCAGAATGGAGAGATGGTGGACGAGGATGCAGCAGTGGCAGAAGCCCTTGCGGCTTTAGAAGCTGCTACTGCGGGAGAAGATGTTGATGAGGCATATTAG